In a genomic window of Campylobacter concisus ATCC 51562:
- a CDS encoding TonB-dependent receptor domain-containing protein has translation MKKTSLVVLLCAGLNLLAQESENIKEVELGGVEVTAEEENVKNKKISEVKKTASDLTKQQVSDTRDMVRYDTGVSVVETGRFGSSGYAIRGVDENRVAISIDGLNQAETLSSQGFKDLFEGYGNFNNTRNGVEIENIQQVNITKGADSIKTGSGALGGSVMFETKDARDYLTEKDWFYGFKAQKSSANDESLFSHTMAARAKWFDILFITTKRDGHEMKNWGYKTYDDSVLGKEREKPDPYSIKTDSRLFKFGVNFNETNRFSVGIDRSTKETMGTDWSYKFALFQSGNTNDIVYSTDTRHVNDKNKRENIFYTYENYDENPLWDSMKLTYSKQKIQLKARTDEYCDKNDCQGLLNPSGLKLNNEGKLVDKYGGELSTKTIQKEFYPGANFFYDENIVVDSHGDEVKDTFYEGISNKPSLLSGASNIYVDCNQYDCSKPLTLFDKNTYTYKTYNLTPKDMPDGNGKYAEITPKTPGGEELFLPRAPGYIENNWKDRDLNTDTKQLNLDATKEFSLFKMDHALKYGGLYNQTDKSMTNRQGYEAYNKAWWAKYFFGKADASKGAAILGDWKPNKCMPYKGNEFTTLCSHEDDTFSFLIPVETKTKAFYLGDDISLTEILSVDLNYRFDKITHNPSYIPGKTPKLPTDLFAGVFIPFTIPPGTNKEEAKRIKTKNAEENALYLASQKRDFTHHSYSLATNFDPFDHVRLQAKYANGFRAPTSDEIYFTFQHPDFTIFPNLALQPEIAMTKEFALTLHNSPSFFTINLFQTDYKNFIDLKYIGRGTLTYGNAGSRMPVEMYQNVNRARARVRGVELSANLDLEQAYSGLSGFNVGYKYLYQKGRMSVDESGKLDAPMNAIQPAKFVYNVGYHTRNNKFGANLYMTHVKAKRPEDTYNIYAKDDPDAKNTYVRYVSNTYSLFDFVAFYRPMKNFTFTAGVYNITDKKYTSWDSARSIRTFGTNNMVNKETGRGLARFYSPGRNFKLTFEMTF, from the coding sequence ATGAAAAAGACTTCACTAGTTGTTTTGCTTTGTGCTGGCTTAAATTTGTTGGCCCAAGAAAGTGAGAATATAAAAGAAGTTGAACTTGGCGGAGTAGAGGTAACTGCAGAAGAAGAAAACGTAAAGAATAAAAAGATTAGTGAAGTAAAAAAGACGGCAAGTGATCTTACGAAACAACAAGTAAGCGATACTAGAGATATGGTGCGCTATGATACTGGTGTCAGCGTAGTTGAGACTGGTCGCTTTGGCTCTAGCGGATATGCTATAAGAGGCGTTGATGAAAACCGCGTAGCTATCAGTATCGATGGACTTAATCAAGCTGAAACACTTTCATCACAGGGCTTTAAGGATCTCTTTGAAGGATATGGAAATTTTAACAACACAAGAAATGGTGTCGAGATAGAAAATATCCAACAAGTAAATATTACAAAAGGTGCAGATAGCATAAAAACTGGCTCAGGCGCACTTGGTGGCTCCGTGATGTTTGAAACAAAGGACGCTAGAGATTATCTTACAGAAAAAGACTGGTTTTACGGCTTTAAAGCACAAAAATCCTCAGCAAATGACGAAAGTCTTTTTTCTCACACCATGGCTGCACGTGCGAAGTGGTTTGACATACTCTTTATCACTACAAAAAGAGATGGTCATGAGATGAAAAACTGGGGATACAAAACATACGATGATAGCGTACTAGGCAAAGAGAGAGAAAAGCCAGATCCTTACTCCATAAAAACAGATAGTAGACTGTTTAAATTTGGCGTAAATTTTAATGAGACTAATCGCTTTAGCGTAGGTATTGACAGAAGCACAAAAGAGACAATGGGAACTGACTGGTCGTATAAATTTGCTCTTTTTCAAAGTGGTAATACAAATGACATAGTCTATAGCACCGACACAAGGCACGTAAATGACAAAAATAAGCGCGAAAATATCTTTTACACATACGAAAACTACGATGAAAATCCACTTTGGGATAGCATGAAGCTAACCTACTCAAAACAAAAGATCCAGCTAAAAGCAAGGACTGATGAGTACTGCGATAAAAACGACTGTCAGGGCCTGCTAAATCCATCAGGATTAAAGTTAAATAACGAAGGTAAACTGGTGGATAAATATGGTGGTGAGCTAAGCACTAAAACAATACAAAAAGAATTCTATCCTGGAGCTAATTTTTTTTATGATGAAAATATAGTAGTTGATAGTCATGGAGACGAGGTAAAAGATACTTTTTATGAAGGTATATCAAACAAACCATCTCTTTTATCTGGAGCATCTAATATTTATGTTGATTGTAACCAATACGACTGCTCAAAACCACTAACTCTTTTTGATAAAAATACCTATACATACAAAACTTATAATCTAACTCCAAAAGATATGCCAGATGGAAATGGAAAATATGCAGAGATTACCCCAAAAACCCCAGGAGGGGAGGAACTATTTTTGCCAAGAGCTCCAGGATACATTGAAAATAACTGGAAAGATAGGGATCTAAATACCGATACAAAACAGCTAAATTTAGATGCGACAAAGGAATTTAGTCTATTTAAAATGGATCACGCCTTAAAATACGGTGGGCTTTATAACCAAACAGATAAAAGTATGACAAATAGACAAGGATACGAAGCATACAACAAAGCATGGTGGGCAAAATACTTTTTTGGCAAGGCTGATGCAAGCAAGGGAGCCGCTATACTTGGCGACTGGAAACCAAATAAGTGTATGCCATATAAAGGAAACGAATTTACAACACTTTGTAGCCATGAAGATGATACGTTTAGCTTCTTAATACCAGTTGAGACGAAGACAAAGGCATTTTATCTAGGTGATGATATATCTTTGACTGAAATTTTAAGCGTTGATTTAAACTATAGATTTGACAAAATAACACACAATCCAAGCTATATACCAGGCAAAACACCAAAGCTACCAACTGATCTTTTTGCTGGTGTTTTTATACCTTTTACCATACCGCCTGGCACTAATAAAGAAGAAGCAAAAAGGATAAAAACCAAAAATGCCGAAGAAAATGCACTATACCTAGCAAGTCAAAAGAGGGATTTTACACATCATTCATATTCACTTGCGACAAATTTTGATCCATTTGATCACGTAAGACTTCAGGCAAAATACGCAAATGGCTTTAGAGCCCCAACATCTGATGAAATTTATTTTACATTTCAACATCCTGATTTTACGATATTTCCAAATTTAGCCCTTCAGCCCGAGATCGCAATGACAAAAGAATTTGCCCTAACTCTTCATAACTCACCTAGCTTTTTTACAATAAATCTCTTTCAAACTGATTATAAAAATTTCATCGATCTAAAGTACATCGGTCGTGGCACGTTAACATACGGAAATGCCGGTAGTAGAATGCCAGTAGAAATGTACCAAAATGTAAATAGAGCAAGGGCTCGCGTAAGAGGTGTTGAGCTAAGTGCGAATCTAGACCTAGAGCAAGCTTATAGTGGGCTAAGTGGCTTTAATGTCGGCTATAAATACCTATATCAAAAAGGTAGAATGTCGGTAGATGAGAGCGGCAAGCTAGACGCTCCAATGAATGCCATTCAGCCAGCAAAATTTGTTTATAACGTCGGATATCACACAAGAAATAATAAATTTGGAGCAAATCTATATATGACACACGTAAAAGCAAAACGTCCAGAAGATACTTACAATATCTATGCCAAAGACGATCCAGATGCAAAAAATACGTATGTTAGATATGTCAGTAATACATACAGTCTATTTGATTTTGTAGCATTTTACAGACCGATGAAAAATTTCACATTTACGGCAGGTGTGTATAACATCACAGATAAAAAATATACAAGCTGGGATAGTGCAAGAAGTATAAGGACTTTTGGCACAAATAATATGGTAAATAAAGAAACTGGCAGGGGCCTTGCTAGATTTTACTCACCTGGTAGAAATTTCAAGCTAACATTTGAAATGACGTTTTAA
- a CDS encoding flagellar hook-basal body protein, translating to MQNGYYQATAGMVAQFNRLNVISNNLANVNTIGYKRNDVVIGDFARIFKETQDELPLKNHTKDGAKFLNRTLDRVPQVSEEYTDFSAGGFKYSSNTLDFAIKRDDAFFLVDTPNGVKLSKNGSFSLDGDGYIVTKEGYKVLPSGYEAQNPGQRGIQVPQGEVLTADKNGNLYSNNNQFSKFFIAQPREIRDLKKVGDNLFESRNFDDITELEEADSVMQGYAQMSNVNPVLEMVGLIETQRLVDMYQKVMTSHMNDLNQDAVQKLALKA from the coding sequence ATGCAAAATGGTTATTATCAAGCCACTGCTGGCATGGTAGCGCAGTTTAACAGACTAAATGTAATCTCAAACAACCTTGCAAATGTAAATACGATCGGCTATAAGCGAAATGATGTAGTTATCGGTGACTTTGCGAGAATTTTTAAAGAAACACAAGATGAGCTTCCGCTTAAAAATCACACAAAAGATGGAGCTAAATTTTTAAATAGAACGCTTGATCGCGTACCACAAGTGAGCGAAGAATACACCGACTTTAGTGCCGGTGGCTTTAAATACAGCTCAAACACGCTTGACTTTGCGATAAAAAGAGATGACGCGTTTTTCTTAGTTGATACCCCAAATGGTGTAAAGCTTAGCAAAAACGGCTCTTTTAGCCTTGACGGCGACGGCTACATCGTCACAAAAGAGGGCTATAAGGTGCTGCCAAGTGGTTACGAGGCGCAAAACCCTGGACAAAGAGGCATCCAAGTGCCACAAGGCGAGGTGCTAACTGCTGATAAAAATGGAAATTTATACTCAAATAACAATCAATTTTCTAAATTTTTTATCGCTCAGCCAAGGGAGATAAGAGATCTCAAAAAGGTTGGAGATAACCTTTTTGAGAGTAGAAATTTTGATGACATCACAGAGCTTGAAGAAGCTGATAGTGTGATGCAAGGATATGCTCAGATGTCAAACGTAAACCCAGTTTTAGAAATGGTTGGTCTAATAGAAACCCAGCGCTTAGTTGATATGTATCAAAAGGTTATGACAAGCCACATGAACGATCTTAACCAAGATGCTGTTCAAAAACTAGCTCTAAAAGCTTAA